One Prunus dulcis chromosome 8, ALMONDv2, whole genome shotgun sequence DNA window includes the following coding sequences:
- the LOC117638330 gene encoding cytochrome P450 704C1-like yields the protein MHYVHAALTETLRLYPAVPIVLNYMTYAMGRMPYIWGKDADDFRPERWLNNGIFQPESPFKFVAFHAGPRICLGKDFAYRQMKIVAIALLCFFRFKLADETRSVTYRTMFTLHIDGSLPMLAVLRTA from the exons ATGCATTATGTTCACGCGGCACTGACAGAGACGTTGAGGCTATACCCTGCAGTTCCCATTGTAT TAAACTACATGACCTATGCCATGGGCAGAATGCCTTATATCTGGGGAAAAGATGCTGACGATTTCCGACCTGAAAGATGGCTCAACAATGGAATTTTCCAGCCCGAATCACCCTTTAAATTCGTCGCATTTCAC GCAGGTCCTCGAATTTGTCTAGGGAAGGACTTTGCTTACCGGCAAATGAAGATAGTAGCGATTGCTCTTCTTTGCTTCTTCCGCTTTAAATTGGCTGATGAAACGAGAAGTGTAACATATAGGACCATGTTCACCCTGCACATAGATGGCAGTCTCCCTATGCTTGCAGTTCTAAGGACAGCCTGA
- the LOC117638329 gene encoding uncharacterized protein LOC117638329, which yields MNESSRRRLMMGLEKKKKKQTEAPAVRPEKDPEDVVLSERLRQLGSEPVARPTAEVEAPRQPDADAAASRAAGKRPVMVDLEASPVSKRSRLSEGPRAVFAAEDEDGPTEAVTIACPSKTVQFVNHMILGSQMDLPEVDELPKKLLREQAGRAFRLQAAASMEMWLCVKRAVSAAERAKKAYDDGRAKVAEAGKAIQDHAHLLKEKEAAERQAFASEAKAEQLRVALEAARADLELARSAARDAEAVLEAIQDAMQESERNKAAEVEAAVQTAIRGYRSSEEFAALLDGEVGSEMVGMLYRFKRYNPGQKLNLNFAADPPPLPEGITEEMIEEYEGEDAAEGPGTADAAAGDEAAA from the exons ATGAACGAATCTTCCAGGCGGCGTCTTATGATGGGCctcgagaagaagaagaagaaacaaaccGAGGCCCCTGCCGTTCGGCCAGAGAAGGATCCCGAGGACGTTGTCCTGTCGGAGCGCCTGCGGCAGTTGGGTTCTGAGCCCGTTGCCAGGCCTACTGCCGAGGTGGAGGCGCCGAGGCAGCCGGATGCCGATGCCGCCGCCTCAAGAGCGGCAGGTAAGCGGCCGGTGATGGTCGATTTGGAGGCTTCGCCAGTTTCTAAACGGAGCCGTCTGTCGGAGGGTCCGAGGGCTGTCTTTGCGGCGGAGGACGAGGATGGGCCTACCGAGGCCGTCACCATCGCCTGCCCCTCGAAGACCGTGCAATTTGTCAACCATATGATCCTCGGATCTCAAATGGATCTGCCGGAAGTTGACGAGTTGCCGAAGAAACTTCTTCGGGAGCAGGCTGGGCGTGCCTTCCGACTGCAGGCAGCG GCCTCCATGGAGATGTGGCTCTGCGTCAAGCGAGCCGTCTCCGCGGCCGAACGGGCGAAGAAGGCCTATGACGACGGCAGGGCTAAAGTCGCCGAAGCGGGTAAAGCCATCCAGGACCACGCCCATTTGCTCAAGGAGAAAGAGGCCGCCGAACGGCAAGCCTTTGCTTCGGAGGCGAAGGCGGAGCAGTTGCGGGTGGCCTTGGAGGCAGCGCGGGCGGATCTGGAGTTAGCTCGGTCGGCAGCGCGTGATGCCGAGGCCGTCTTAGAGGCGATCCAGGATGCCATGCAGGAGTCTGAGCGGAATAAAGCTGCGGAGGTGGAGGCTGCAGTACAAACGGCAATCCGGGGATACCGTTCCTCCGAGGAGTTTGCTGCCCTGCTGGACGGGGAAGTTGGCTCCGAGATGGTGGGTATGTTGTACCGATTCAAACGGTACAACCCTGGACAGAAGCTAAACCTCAATTTTGCCGCCGATCCCCCTCCCCTTCCCGAAGGAATTACCGAAGAGATGATCGAAGAATACGAAGGGGAGGACGCCGCCGAGGGCCCTGGGACTGCCGATGCCGCCGCCGGTGACGAGGCCGCTGCCTGA